In a genomic window of Pseudomonadota bacterium:
- a CDS encoding putative 2OG-Fe(II) oxygenase gives MIEPQENESLISLFPTPLLLVRQPVSGKLREDLKAMALDSLKRTNSSNELLSHTKTMDPSSNPLFAEVARLATPSLVRFGELLFGQQLQWQVKEAWLNVLHKGGSQYMHSHANSFASAVIFLTPHHESSRTVFLRPAGGAAFVFKNEGPDIQMNPYNADRWVMPKVEPGDMVIYPSYLIHGVPPNQGDQRMTLALNATPDHLNSHGYQVRFSDA, from the coding sequence GTGATTGAACCGCAGGAAAATGAGTCGCTGATCTCGCTGTTTCCCACGCCGCTGCTGCTGGTGCGCCAGCCAGTTTCGGGAAAGCTGCGAGAAGACCTCAAGGCGATGGCGCTGGATTCACTAAAGCGCACCAACAGCAGCAATGAGCTGCTCTCTCACACGAAGACCATGGACCCGTCGTCCAACCCGCTTTTCGCGGAGGTTGCCCGGCTTGCAACGCCGTCGCTGGTCCGTTTTGGGGAACTGCTGTTTGGGCAGCAGCTTCAGTGGCAGGTTAAGGAGGCTTGGCTAAACGTGCTCCACAAGGGCGGCTCCCAGTATATGCACTCTCACGCGAACAGCTTCGCTTCCGCGGTGATCTTCCTGACGCCGCACCATGAGTCGTCAAGGACCGTCTTTCTGCGCCCCGCCGGGGGTGCCGCTTTTGTGTTTAAAAACGAAGGCCCGGATATACAGATGAACCCCTACAATGCCGACCGCTGGGTGATGCCCAAGGTAGAACCGGGCGACATGGTAATCTATCCGAGCTACCTGATTCACGGCGTACCGCCGAATCAGGGAGACCAGCGGATGACGCTGGCGCTGAACGCAACGCCGGACCACCTCAACAGTCACGGCTATCAGGTCCGCTTCTCGGACGCTTGA